From a region of the Brevibacterium siliguriense genome:
- the menC gene encoding o-succinylbenzoate synthase → MKLKSVTLHQVSIPLVAPFETSFMRETEKDCYLVEAVFDTPQGEITGWGESVAMISPLYSAEYVAAGIDVTRRWLAPLLFDVDDLSAETVAWHLRHVIGHPMAKSALEMAVIEAQLKMHNQSFKDYLGGVVDSVPSGVSVGIQDSVEETVKVIGGYLEEGYARIKLKIKPGKDIAPVAAVRKAFGDDFGFQVDANAAYTLVDAAHLRRLDEYGLLLIEQPLGEADIRQHAELAKLMDTPMCLDESIVSAEAAADAIMLGATSVINIKPGRVGGFIEAKKIHDLAVAHGVAVWHGGMVETGLGRAANAALASLPGFSLPGDISGSNRFFHEDITEEIVMYDGKVDVPTGVGFGVSIDPEKLERFRTDSLEILPGQ, encoded by the coding sequence ATGAAGCTGAAGTCAGTCACCCTCCACCAAGTCTCGATTCCTCTCGTCGCCCCGTTCGAAACCTCGTTCATGCGGGAGACCGAGAAGGACTGCTACCTCGTCGAGGCTGTCTTCGACACCCCGCAGGGCGAGATCACCGGCTGGGGAGAGTCCGTGGCGATGATCTCCCCGCTGTATTCGGCCGAGTATGTGGCTGCCGGGATCGATGTCACTCGCCGCTGGCTGGCTCCGCTGCTCTTCGACGTCGACGACCTCAGCGCGGAGACCGTGGCGTGGCACCTGCGTCATGTCATCGGCCACCCGATGGCGAAGTCGGCGCTGGAGATGGCCGTCATCGAGGCTCAGCTGAAGATGCACAACCAGTCATTCAAGGACTACCTGGGCGGAGTCGTCGACTCCGTGCCTTCGGGAGTGTCGGTGGGCATCCAGGATTCCGTCGAGGAGACCGTCAAGGTCATCGGCGGCTACCTCGAAGAGGGGTACGCGCGGATCAAGCTGAAGATCAAGCCCGGCAAAGACATCGCCCCCGTTGCTGCAGTGCGCAAGGCCTTCGGCGACGATTTCGGTTTCCAAGTCGACGCCAACGCCGCCTATACCCTCGTCGACGCCGCACACCTGCGTCGCCTCGACGAGTATGGTCTCCTGCTCATCGAGCAGCCTCTCGGCGAAGCCGATATTCGCCAGCATGCCGAGCTCGCCAAGCTCATGGACACCCCCATGTGCCTCGACGAGTCGATCGTCTCCGCCGAGGCGGCCGCTGACGCGATCATGTTGGGAGCCACCTCGGTGATCAACATCAAGCCCGGACGCGTCGGCGGGTTCATCGAGGCGAAGAAGATCCACGATCTCGCTGTCGCCCACGGCGTCGCCGTCTGGCACGGCGGAATGGTCGAGACCGGCCTGGGGCGCGCGGCGAATGCGGCGCTGGCGTCACTGCCGGGCTTCAGCCTACCCGGCGACATCTCCGGATCGAATCGGTTCTTCCACGAGGACATCACCGAGGAGATCGTCATGTACGACGGCAAGGTCGACGTGCCCACCGGCGTCGGCTTCGGCGTCTCGATCGACCCGGAGAAGCTCGAACGCTTCCGTACGGATTCATTGGAGATCCTGCCCGGGCAGTGA
- a CDS encoding FkbM family methyltransferase, with product MNDHLRTFTARRQSWFGLKLPVKIALAQPALHPLLRMIAPRIRGLKIGRLPAPIELTEIRGRAGGADFILVEPFRCEIAKEFYWGRGRRTEPEDAFALDLMVALSADADVFLDIGAYTGVFTMAVLAANENVRAHVFEIIPAVVAGAEKNVERNGFNSRVTVHPTGVGSPDTWMKVPIGDGGSALPSFYSSDMRFDSDAEVRFTSLDALLPEVLAEISDRDPQLHSRDGVPDVSSRGEAPCVTVKIDVEGGENDVFAHGQDFLAALHPDILCEVLDDRAKPRELMGHLGEHGYHYYLVGEDRLYARTTIRPDPRLRDWLFTLKSPDQMRAAGYPVD from the coding sequence GTGAATGACCACCTGCGCACTTTCACCGCGCGCAGACAGTCCTGGTTCGGCCTCAAGCTGCCGGTCAAAATCGCCCTCGCACAGCCTGCGCTCCACCCTCTGCTGCGGATGATCGCGCCACGGATCAGAGGACTGAAGATCGGTCGCCTGCCCGCGCCCATCGAACTCACCGAAATCCGCGGGCGAGCGGGCGGAGCGGACTTCATCCTCGTCGAACCCTTCCGCTGCGAAATCGCCAAGGAGTTCTACTGGGGGAGAGGCCGACGCACCGAACCCGAAGACGCATTCGCCCTCGACCTCATGGTCGCACTCAGCGCCGATGCGGACGTCTTTCTGGACATCGGCGCCTACACCGGGGTCTTCACCATGGCCGTCCTCGCCGCGAACGAGAACGTGCGCGCCCACGTCTTCGAGATCATCCCTGCAGTGGTCGCCGGCGCGGAGAAGAACGTCGAACGCAACGGCTTCAACAGCCGCGTGACCGTCCACCCGACCGGGGTAGGCAGCCCCGACACCTGGATGAAGGTGCCCATCGGGGACGGAGGATCGGCGCTGCCGTCGTTCTACTCCTCCGATATGCGCTTCGATTCCGATGCAGAGGTGCGCTTCACCTCCCTCGACGCGCTCCTGCCCGAGGTGCTGGCAGAGATTTCGGACCGAGATCCGCAGTTGCACTCCCGGGACGGTGTTCCTGACGTTTCAAGTCGGGGAGAGGCACCGTGCGTGACGGTGAAAATCGATGTCGAAGGCGGTGAGAACGACGTCTTCGCGCACGGGCAGGACTTCCTCGCTGCGTTGCACCCGGACATTCTGTGCGAAGTCCTCGATGACCGCGCGAAACCGCGGGAGCTCATGGGCCACCTCGGCGAGCACGGCTACCACTACTACCTCGTCGGCGAAGATCGGCTGTATGCGCGGACGACGATCCGGCCGGATCCGCGCCTGCGCGACTGGCTGTTCACGCTGAAGTCACCGGATCAGATGCGCGCCGCCGGGTACCCGGTGGACTGA
- a CDS encoding M20 family metallopeptidase, translating into MTSTTSPAPQPADFVEQAKRRLPDMLADIERVISIETPSHDKEAVAAGARDFAALLKDRLGAETELLEVDGTAHLRLRFGTGPARVVLLNHQDTVWPHGTLERIPFSTADGILRGPGSFDMLTGAIMSVHATAIVADHLGEGGLDGLSILVTGDEEIGSLSSSDLIRAEAAEAKAVFVTEASADGALKLERKGTSNYVLKFTGKASHAGLEPEKGINAGMALALTLPLVADLADASAGTTVVPTVISAGTTSNTVPAEARVDIDVRARTAAELERVDAQIRELAAEPQLEGSTTEVLGGINRPPFEREQSAALFDRATALAGELGLPAPQGVSVGGASDGNFTAGDGIATLDGLGAVGDGAHAEHEHAVIDEIAPRTALLAALIADQLQA; encoded by the coding sequence ATGACATCGACCACATCACCCGCGCCCCAGCCCGCTGACTTCGTCGAACAGGCGAAGCGACGTCTGCCCGACATGCTCGCCGACATCGAACGGGTCATCTCCATCGAGACTCCCTCACACGACAAGGAGGCCGTGGCCGCAGGCGCACGGGACTTCGCTGCGCTCCTGAAAGACCGCCTCGGCGCCGAGACGGAGCTGCTCGAAGTCGACGGCACCGCCCACCTGCGACTGCGGTTCGGCACCGGGCCGGCCCGTGTCGTCCTGCTCAATCATCAGGACACGGTGTGGCCGCACGGCACGCTCGAGCGCATCCCCTTCTCCACCGCTGACGGCATCCTGCGCGGTCCCGGCAGCTTCGACATGCTCACCGGGGCGATCATGAGCGTGCACGCGACCGCGATCGTGGCCGACCACCTCGGCGAGGGCGGTCTGGACGGTCTGTCGATCCTCGTCACCGGTGATGAGGAGATCGGCTCGCTGTCCTCGTCGGATCTCATCCGCGCCGAGGCGGCCGAGGCGAAGGCCGTGTTCGTCACGGAGGCGAGCGCCGACGGCGCGCTCAAGCTCGAGCGCAAGGGCACGAGCAACTACGTGCTGAAGTTCACCGGCAAGGCTTCACACGCCGGCCTCGAACCGGAGAAGGGCATCAACGCGGGCATGGCCCTGGCCCTGACCCTGCCGTTGGTAGCCGATCTGGCCGACGCTTCAGCCGGGACGACGGTGGTGCCGACCGTGATCAGTGCGGGGACGACGTCGAACACCGTGCCGGCCGAAGCTCGCGTGGACATCGATGTGCGCGCCCGCACCGCTGCCGAACTCGAACGCGTGGATGCGCAGATCCGAGAACTCGCCGCAGAGCCGCAGTTGGAGGGTTCGACAACGGAGGTCCTCGGCGGGATCAATCGGCCCCCGTTCGAACGGGAGCAGTCGGCTGCGCTCTTCGACCGGGCGACGGCGCTTGCCGGCGAACTCGGACTGCCCGCGCCGCAGGGAGTATCGGTGGGCGGCGCCTCGGACGGGAACTTCACCGCCGGCGACGGCATCGCCACCCTCGACGGTCTGGGAGCCGTCGGCGATGGAGCACACGCCGAACATGAACACGCCGTCATCGACGAGATCGCCCCGCGCACCGCTCTGCTGGCTGCTCTCATCGCCGATCAGCTGCAGGCCTGA
- a CDS encoding glutamate--cysteine ligase — translation MGEAVSSKRYTPEERTLYREKLAENLELFDTYLRHADFKSAGTIGLELELNLVGEDNQPSLRNKEVLARLDDEYQSEIGAFNLELNHPVLQVAGRGLKTLEAGVAHRLEKAQKAAEADGLKAVSIGTLPTLTTEFLTDEKWMTEENRYEALSNSVIDARGEYVRIELGREERYRAEFADIAPESSCTSMQLHLQVAPNRFADAWNASQAIAGAQVAMAANSPLFVGRKLWHESRIPIFAQSIDTRTPELVNQGVRPRVWFGERWITSVFDLFEENVRYFPPLLPEIKDFVEFRAADAPKLFELNLHNGTVWRWNRPIYNSGDGGAHIRVENRLLPAGPTPVDMVADAAFYYGLAEFLVGENRPVWSRMSFAEAEENFNACAKDGIEARVTWPKIGRIGVADLVTDVLAPQARRGLSRLNIDKDVIDEFMSIIEGRAENRVNGATWQLKALESLAPCSRQDSPERAEGITAMMDAYVANQATGKPVHTWEIPTR, via the coding sequence ATGGGTGAGGCAGTCAGCTCCAAGCGGTACACGCCGGAGGAACGCACACTGTATCGAGAGAAGCTTGCGGAGAACCTCGAGCTCTTCGATACCTACCTTCGTCATGCGGATTTCAAATCGGCGGGCACGATCGGACTCGAACTCGAGCTCAACCTCGTCGGTGAAGACAATCAGCCGAGCCTGCGGAACAAGGAGGTGCTTGCCCGACTCGATGACGAGTACCAGTCCGAGATCGGCGCCTTCAACCTCGAACTCAACCACCCGGTGCTCCAAGTGGCAGGGCGCGGGTTGAAGACCTTGGAGGCCGGTGTCGCTCACCGTTTGGAGAAAGCACAGAAGGCCGCCGAGGCGGACGGACTCAAGGCGGTGTCGATCGGCACACTGCCGACTCTGACCACTGAGTTCCTCACCGACGAGAAGTGGATGACCGAGGAGAACCGGTACGAGGCGCTGAGCAACTCGGTCATCGACGCCCGCGGCGAGTACGTCCGCATCGAACTCGGCCGTGAAGAGCGATACAGGGCGGAGTTCGCCGATATCGCTCCTGAGTCCTCGTGCACGTCGATGCAGCTGCATCTGCAGGTGGCGCCGAACCGGTTCGCCGACGCGTGGAACGCCTCGCAGGCGATCGCCGGGGCACAGGTGGCGATGGCAGCGAACTCGCCGCTCTTCGTCGGCCGCAAGCTGTGGCACGAATCCCGGATCCCGATCTTCGCGCAGTCCATCGACACTCGCACACCCGAACTGGTCAACCAGGGTGTGCGTCCCCGCGTGTGGTTCGGCGAACGGTGGATCACCAGCGTCTTCGACCTCTTCGAGGAGAACGTCCGCTACTTCCCGCCGCTGCTGCCCGAGATCAAGGACTTCGTCGAGTTCCGCGCCGCCGACGCCCCGAAGCTCTTCGAACTCAATCTGCACAACGGCACCGTGTGGCGCTGGAACCGTCCCATCTACAACTCCGGAGACGGCGGCGCGCACATCCGTGTCGAGAACCGACTGCTGCCGGCCGGCCCGACCCCGGTCGACATGGTTGCCGATGCGGCCTTCTACTACGGCCTGGCCGAGTTCCTCGTCGGTGAGAACCGTCCCGTATGGTCGCGGATGTCGTTCGCCGAGGCGGAGGAGAACTTCAACGCCTGCGCGAAGGACGGAATCGAGGCCAGAGTGACATGGCCGAAGATCGGTCGCATCGGCGTGGCTGACCTCGTCACCGATGTGCTCGCACCCCAGGCCCGGCGCGGACTGTCACGGCTGAACATCGACAAGGACGTCATCGACGAATTTATGTCGATCATCGAGGGCCGTGCGGAGAACCGCGTCAACGGCGCGACCTGGCAGTTGAAGGCGCTCGAGAGCCTCGCCCCCTGCAGCCGACAGGACTCACCCGAACGCGCCGAGGGCATCACGGCGATGATGGACGCCTATGTGGCGAACCAGGCGACCGGGAAGCCCGTCCACACCTGGGAGATCCCCACCCGCTGA
- a CDS encoding cupin domain-containing protein yields MTADSAADTGSTGEVQLDNGVFRVTKWTIRPDGVIPMHKHEYEYVVVPMVTDTMLVRNSDGTEIHAELEAGVSYTRPAGSEHEVSNPGGSADVVFVEVERL; encoded by the coding sequence ATGACAGCAGACAGTGCAGCAGACACCGGTTCGACCGGCGAGGTCCAGCTCGACAACGGCGTGTTCCGGGTGACGAAGTGGACGATCCGTCCCGACGGCGTCATCCCGATGCACAAGCATGAATATGAGTACGTCGTCGTGCCGATGGTCACCGACACGATGCTCGTGCGCAATTCCGATGGCACCGAGATCCACGCCGAACTCGAGGCCGGAGTCTCCTACACGCGTCCGGCAGGATCCGAGCACGAGGTCTCGAATCCCGGAGGCAGCGCCGACGTCGTCTTCGTCGAGGTCGAACGCCTCTGA
- a CDS encoding peroxidase-related enzyme (This protein belongs to a clade of uncharacterized proteins related to peroxidases such as the alkylhydroperoxidase AhpD.) — MRYPLADIDNVDDDIRTQILEVAEKSGFVPNVFLALARRPDEFRAFFAYYDALMEKETGNLTKADREMIVVATSAINHCLYCVVAHGAMLRIFAKDALIADVVATNYRQADISPRQMAMLDFAVKVCEEPWAVNDADHQALAEHGFDDEDAWDIAAITGFFGLSNRMAHISGMVPNPEFYTLGRLPREKK; from the coding sequence ATGCGATACCCACTTGCTGACATCGACAACGTCGACGATGACATCCGTACCCAGATCCTAGAGGTCGCCGAGAAGTCGGGCTTCGTGCCCAACGTCTTCCTCGCCCTGGCCCGCCGACCGGACGAATTCCGCGCTTTCTTCGCCTACTATGACGCGCTCATGGAGAAGGAGACGGGGAACCTGACCAAGGCGGATCGGGAGATGATCGTCGTAGCCACCTCGGCGATCAATCACTGTCTCTACTGCGTCGTCGCGCACGGGGCGATGCTGCGGATCTTCGCGAAGGACGCCCTCATCGCCGACGTCGTCGCCACAAACTACCGCCAGGCCGATATCAGCCCACGTCAGATGGCCATGCTCGACTTCGCCGTCAAGGTCTGCGAAGAACCGTGGGCTGTCAATGACGCCGACCACCAAGCACTTGCCGAGCACGGATTCGACGATGAAGACGCCTGGGACATCGCCGCGATCACGGGCTTCTTCGGCCTGTCCAACCGCATGGCCCACATCTCCGGAATGGTCCCGAACCCGGAGTTCTACACCCTCGGCCGCCTCCCGCGCGAGAAGAAGTGA
- a CDS encoding pyridoxal phosphate-dependent aminotransferase, protein MTSSTPAEAAPTTSGSAVSVPAASARSGLVKPFAAMGIVATVGQMQRAGRDTIAMCLGEPTQGAPSPVLARAAEVMSDGTGLGYSPILGIPELREAIATHYRDWYGLDIAPDRIAVTTGSSGGFQTTFLTCFDVGDRVALARPGYGAYKNILAALGCEVVELDCGGDEGFQPTVDLLAAAHAEAPLKGLMLASPANPTGTMIGPEALGELVDWCRKNGVQVISDEIYHGISYIGTRGECALAHDDDAIVISSFSKYWAMTGWRLGWAILPEPLVAPAQNVTGNLSLCAPVPAQYAAVAAFADESYAECEAAVASFAGAREHVLSAAADLGFGEMAPPDGAFYMYARVDDILDRAGLATAGQWCEQVLEATGVALAPGDDFDSVDGSRSVRLSLAVGADRTSEAIDRILDFVG, encoded by the coding sequence ATGACCTCATCGACCCCCGCCGAGGCGGCCCCCACCACGTCCGGCTCCGCGGTTTCCGTCCCCGCCGCCTCGGCCCGTTCCGGACTCGTCAAGCCCTTCGCCGCGATGGGCATCGTCGCCACCGTCGGGCAGATGCAGCGCGCCGGCCGCGACACCATCGCCATGTGTCTGGGTGAACCGACCCAAGGCGCACCCAGTCCCGTGCTCGCCCGCGCCGCCGAGGTCATGAGCGACGGCACGGGACTCGGCTACTCGCCGATCCTCGGCATCCCCGAACTGCGCGAGGCCATCGCCACCCACTACCGCGATTGGTACGGACTCGACATCGCCCCCGACCGCATCGCCGTGACCACCGGATCCTCGGGTGGATTCCAGACAACGTTCCTCACCTGCTTCGACGTCGGCGACCGGGTGGCTCTGGCCCGGCCCGGGTACGGTGCGTACAAGAACATCCTCGCCGCCTTGGGCTGCGAGGTCGTCGAACTCGACTGCGGCGGCGACGAAGGGTTCCAGCCCACCGTCGACCTCCTGGCCGCCGCCCATGCCGAGGCCCCGCTCAAGGGACTCATGCTCGCGTCCCCGGCGAACCCGACGGGCACGATGATCGGGCCGGAGGCGCTCGGCGAACTCGTTGACTGGTGCCGGAAGAACGGGGTGCAGGTGATCTCCGACGAGATCTACCACGGCATCAGCTATATCGGCACCCGTGGAGAATGCGCACTCGCCCACGACGACGACGCGATCGTCATCTCCTCATTCTCCAAATACTGGGCGATGACCGGGTGGCGCCTGGGCTGGGCGATCCTGCCCGAACCACTCGTCGCCCCTGCCCAGAACGTCACCGGCAACCTCTCCCTGTGCGCCCCGGTCCCGGCACAGTACGCGGCAGTCGCGGCCTTCGCAGACGAGTCCTACGCCGAATGCGAAGCGGCCGTAGCCTCCTTCGCCGGAGCCCGCGAACATGTGCTGAGTGCCGCTGCCGACCTGGGGTTCGGCGAGATGGCCCCACCCGACGGCGCCTTCTACATGTACGCCCGCGTCGACGATATCCTCGACCGCGCAGGTCTGGCCACCGCCGGTCAGTGGTGTGAGCAGGTGCTCGAGGCCACCGGCGTGGCGCTCGCTCCCGGTGATGACTTCGACTCCGTCGACGGCTCCCGTTCGGTGCGCCTGTCGCTGGCCGTCGGCGCTGACCGAACGTCCGAGGCCATCGACCGCATCCTCGACTTCGTGGGATGA
- a CDS encoding DMT family transporter, whose protein sequence is MSSPRTRAGGPPPAPKALPVLGIIMAAVLLGSAGLFVILAEATAPTAAFLRCWIAVVVLAPLAVLELRRHGRFPPKAIIIAAVSGAALGIDYVLWAQSVLDAGLGVSTVLISVQVIVFPALVWISGGNRPGWLFIGCVPIMIIGMLLTGGVFGADESAANPTRGAIFGILSGVLYGVYIFGIHHSRKVAGDFVVAPVEVGTIAAGVMTAVAGLTLGGLDFDLGWAGWGWMIALAVCGQALSWVLLSISSPLVPVPMTAALMLLQPLSAVVLGSLIAGERLQAGQWIGAVLVALIVWVVGGGPEALTRRRQR, encoded by the coding sequence ATGAGCTCACCTCGGACGCGCGCGGGAGGGCCGCCTCCCGCACCGAAGGCCCTGCCCGTGCTCGGCATCATTATGGCCGCCGTCCTGCTCGGATCGGCGGGGCTGTTCGTCATCCTCGCCGAGGCGACCGCCCCCACCGCGGCCTTCCTCCGGTGTTGGATCGCCGTGGTCGTGCTCGCTCCGCTGGCAGTGCTCGAGCTGCGCCGACACGGACGGTTCCCACCGAAGGCGATCATCATCGCCGCAGTCTCGGGAGCGGCACTCGGCATCGACTATGTGCTGTGGGCCCAGAGTGTGCTCGATGCCGGTCTGGGTGTGTCCACGGTCCTCATCAGCGTCCAGGTCATCGTATTCCCGGCACTGGTATGGATCTCCGGCGGAAACCGGCCCGGGTGGCTATTCATCGGCTGCGTGCCGATCATGATCATCGGCATGCTGCTGACCGGAGGCGTGTTCGGCGCCGATGAGTCGGCGGCGAACCCGACGCGCGGAGCGATCTTCGGGATCCTGTCCGGTGTGCTCTACGGTGTGTACATCTTCGGCATCCACCACAGCCGCAAGGTCGCAGGAGACTTCGTCGTCGCCCCGGTCGAGGTGGGCACGATCGCGGCCGGTGTGATGACCGCGGTGGCCGGGCTGACCCTCGGCGGACTCGACTTCGATCTAGGCTGGGCCGGTTGGGGCTGGATGATCGCCCTGGCCGTGTGCGGTCAAGCGCTGTCCTGGGTGCTGCTGAGCATCTCCAGTCCGCTGGTGCCGGTGCCGATGACCGCGGCGCTCATGCTGCTCCAACCGCTGTCAGCGGTGGTGCTCGGATCCCTCATCGCCGGTGAGCGGCTGCAGGCGGGACAGTGGATCGGCGCCGTCCTCGTGGCCCTCATAGTGTGGGTCGTCGGCGGGGGACCGGAAGCGCTGACACGGCGCCGACAGCGGTAG
- a CDS encoding ArsR/SmtB family transcription factor yields the protein MASIPDSVPVNDEVEQLLLNPEDHLEAITETADLFKALATPSRLKMLLVLTHGEATVTHIVEATGLSQPLVSQHLKFLRGLHLVGVNRIGREAYYSLKDDHVAHIIVDAIAHTIEAHEH from the coding sequence ATGGCTTCCATTCCCGATTCCGTTCCCGTCAATGACGAGGTCGAGCAGCTCCTGCTCAACCCCGAGGACCATCTCGAAGCCATCACCGAAACCGCCGACCTCTTCAAGGCACTCGCCACCCCCTCCCGACTGAAGATGCTGCTCGTCCTCACCCACGGCGAGGCCACCGTCACGCACATCGTCGAGGCGACGGGGCTGTCCCAGCCGCTGGTGTCCCAGCACCTGAAGTTCCTCCGTGGGCTCCACCTCGTCGGCGTCAACCGGATCGGCCGCGAAGCCTACTATTCGCTCAAGGACGACCACGTCGCCCACATCATCGTCGACGCCATCGCTCACACGATCGAGGCTCACGAACACTGA
- a CDS encoding peptidoglycan-binding protein — translation MTRLTPSRKGRRSVLTGALIGLGAAVMALVVGAVIILNSPISFGSTKIRQIQMASVSQLSQQQIDNARLIIGVGRGGDFDDQAIRIALMTALQESSLRNLDSGDRDSVGLFQQRPSQGWGEPHQLTDPIYAAKAFYGINPAVENPGLNQIDGWDSMTPTEAAQSVQRSALPDAYGQWESLADDLLGTQADVEALD, via the coding sequence ATGACTCGTCTGACACCATCTCGCAAGGGCCGCCGGTCCGTGCTCACTGGTGCCCTGATCGGGCTCGGGGCAGCAGTGATGGCACTGGTGGTGGGCGCCGTCATCATCCTCAATTCCCCCATCTCGTTCGGTTCCACGAAGATCAGGCAGATCCAGATGGCTTCGGTCAGTCAGCTCAGCCAACAGCAGATCGACAACGCTCGACTCATCATCGGCGTCGGCCGCGGCGGCGACTTCGACGACCAGGCGATCCGGATCGCCCTCATGACGGCATTGCAAGAGTCCTCGCTGCGCAATCTGGATTCCGGCGACCGTGATTCGGTCGGCCTGTTCCAGCAGCGCCCCTCCCAGGGATGGGGTGAACCCCATCAGCTCACCGATCCCATCTACGCGGCAAAAGCCTTCTACGGGATCAACCCCGCAGTCGAGAACCCAGGTCTCAATCAGATCGACGGCTGGGATTCGATGACACCGACCGAAGCGGCACAGTCCGTGCAGCGGTCGGCTCTTCCCGACGCCTACGGGCAGTGGGAGTCCTTGGCCGACGACCTCCTCGGCACGCAGGCCGACGTCGAAGCCCTCGACTGA
- a CDS encoding GyrI-like domain-containing protein, giving the protein MDKVDFKRSLPSLRAKQGRFDLIEIPESRYLMIDGHGDPNTSPDFASAVTSLYPLAYGLKFFSKLELGRDYVVPPLEGRWWADDMSTFTSARDKSAWDFTLMLFVPDWLNGDHLDGVVDTVLAKESAPRLGEIRFESLQEGTCIQTLHVGPFDDEGPVLEHMHTVVIPGEGMTMTGKHHEIYLSDVRRTAPEKLRTILRQPVAPLDTRG; this is encoded by the coding sequence ATGGACAAGGTCGATTTCAAGAGGTCGCTGCCGAGCCTCCGCGCGAAGCAGGGACGGTTCGATCTCATCGAGATACCGGAATCGCGGTATCTCATGATCGACGGCCACGGTGACCCGAACACCTCTCCGGATTTCGCATCGGCGGTGACCAGCCTCTATCCGCTCGCCTATGGGCTGAAGTTCTTCAGCAAGCTCGAACTCGGTCGCGACTATGTGGTGCCGCCGCTCGAAGGGCGGTGGTGGGCCGATGACATGTCGACGTTCACGAGTGCCCGGGACAAATCAGCGTGGGACTTCACGCTCATGCTGTTCGTCCCGGACTGGCTGAACGGCGACCACCTCGACGGCGTGGTCGACACGGTCCTGGCGAAGGAATCGGCGCCCCGCCTCGGCGAGATCCGGTTCGAATCACTGCAGGAGGGAACCTGCATCCAGACCCTGCATGTCGGCCCCTTCGACGACGAAGGGCCGGTGCTTGAGCACATGCACACCGTCGTCATTCCAGGCGAGGGGATGACGATGACGGGAAAGCATCACGAGATCTACCTCAGTGACGTTCGCCGGACCGCACCGGAGAAGCTGCGCACGATCCTCCGTCAGCCGGTGGCTCCGCTGGACACCCGCGGGTGA
- a CDS encoding HEAT repeat domain-containing protein, translated as MTHPLNNHKTREPILRDGTDGRNEIGDRQIDALTASNPQQRLQAALAIGTRAESGDLDMLIARCRVEPDFFVRDMLTWALTRLPADDTIPRLVAELDSSLPQAVSQSLHTLSKVGGVRAWPAMDPARIGTALIAHPDTEVARSAWRAAVALVPGENREELASVLVTQLGRGDIEMQKSLSRAIVALGEDLVSVVDEKLQAEDDTVRAHAMATRDMFDDPDAGFAHALDAAKRVVALGSETTV; from the coding sequence ATGACCCATCCACTCAACAACCACAAGACTCGCGAACCGATCCTGCGGGACGGGACCGACGGACGGAACGAGATCGGCGATCGTCAGATCGATGCCCTGACTGCGTCGAACCCGCAGCAGCGCCTGCAGGCGGCGTTGGCGATCGGCACACGTGCGGAGTCCGGCGACCTCGACATGCTCATCGCCCGGTGCCGAGTTGAGCCGGACTTCTTCGTCCGCGACATGCTCACCTGGGCGCTGACCCGACTGCCCGCCGATGACACCATTCCCCGCCTCGTCGCCGAACTCGATTCGTCTCTGCCGCAGGCGGTCAGCCAGTCCCTGCACACCCTGTCGAAGGTCGGTGGCGTCCGCGCCTGGCCGGCCATGGACCCGGCTCGGATCGGCACCGCCCTCATCGCCCATCCCGACACCGAGGTGGCCCGCAGTGCGTGGAGAGCCGCCGTTGCCCTTGTGCCCGGTGAGAATCGTGAAGAACTGGCATCAGTCCTGGTGACACAGTTGGGTCGCGGCGACATCGAGATGCAGAAGAGCCTCAGTCGAGCGATCGTGGCCCTCGGTGAGGATCTCGTGTCAGTGGTCGATGAGAAGCTTCAAGCAGAGGACGACACAGTGCGAGCTCACGCCATGGCGACCCGGGACATGTTCGATGACCCGGATGCCGGCTTCGCTCACGCCTTGGACGCAGCCAAGCGGGTGGTCGCACTGGGGTCCGAGACCACGGTCTAG